In Paraburkholderia flagellata, a genomic segment contains:
- a CDS encoding biotin/lipoyl-containing protein, with protein MNIHDIERLVATIESSGLTRCLVRDGDETLTLVCSTRSETDNANRSWRASTTRSPEEMSASVRAPCSGFIRYAHPLQLEAVEPDGAFAAEGQSLAYVQVESVFFPVVAPKAGRVGALLAPEGALVGYGDQLMEISCTVE; from the coding sequence ATGAATATCCACGATATCGAACGCCTCGTCGCGACGATAGAGTCGTCTGGCCTCACTCGATGCCTCGTCAGGGACGGCGATGAGACGTTGACACTCGTATGCTCCACACGGTCGGAAACCGACAATGCAAACAGGTCATGGCGCGCGAGCACCACGCGATCTCCCGAGGAAATGTCGGCCAGTGTTCGTGCGCCATGCTCCGGCTTTATTCGCTACGCACATCCGCTACAACTGGAGGCGGTCGAACCCGACGGCGCCTTCGCTGCCGAAGGCCAGAGCCTGGCATATGTCCAGGTCGAATCAGTGTTTTTCCCCGTCGTAGCGCCCAAGGCCGGACGGGTTGGCGCCTTGCTCGCCCCCGAGGGCGCCTTGGTCGGTTACGGGGATCAGTTGATGGAAATCTCCTGCACCGTCGAATGA
- a CDS encoding biotin-dependent carboxyltransferase family protein produces the protein MIEVLSSGAANLIQDLGRRGYLDNGLSRGGAMDSLALSVANAMVGNEPSEAGIEISLFPFRFRLVEDLDFAVAGADCPVRVENELVAPWWGRSARGGQTVVIEHPRRGARAYLAIGGGIDVEPVMGSRSTDLKASFGGMEGRGLKRGDTLKRRPGPSVPQRRASGLGVVPKDLPSFWQELSAGQVIVRVLEGAEYRLFTASARKSFEESDYEITTDANRVGYRLSGSTLPLEAPIELLSHGIVPGTVQVPPSGQPIVQLAEANTCGGYPKIATVIEADLWKLAQAPVGCRVRFQITDIDIAVAALREQAQELSRIWSALALTGHRG, from the coding sequence GTGATTGAAGTTCTATCGAGCGGTGCCGCGAATCTCATTCAGGATCTCGGACGGCGTGGATACCTTGATAACGGGCTGAGTCGCGGCGGCGCGATGGACAGCCTCGCGCTGTCGGTCGCCAATGCGATGGTCGGCAACGAACCTAGTGAAGCGGGTATTGAAATTAGTCTGTTTCCGTTTCGCTTCCGTCTTGTCGAAGATCTCGACTTCGCTGTCGCCGGCGCCGACTGTCCGGTGCGCGTCGAAAACGAACTCGTTGCCCCCTGGTGGGGGCGCTCCGCCCGGGGAGGCCAGACGGTCGTCATCGAGCATCCCCGGCGCGGTGCGCGCGCCTACCTTGCGATCGGCGGAGGTATCGATGTCGAGCCCGTTATGGGTTCGCGCTCGACTGATCTCAAGGCAAGCTTCGGCGGCATGGAAGGACGCGGCCTCAAACGAGGCGATACGCTCAAACGCCGTCCGGGTCCCAGCGTGCCCCAACGACGCGCAAGTGGACTCGGCGTCGTGCCAAAAGACCTGCCGTCGTTCTGGCAAGAGCTATCAGCTGGGCAAGTGATTGTCCGCGTGCTCGAAGGCGCTGAATATCGGCTCTTCACAGCCAGCGCAAGAAAATCGTTCGAAGAATCAGACTACGAAATTACCACGGACGCCAATCGGGTCGGCTACCGTCTGAGCGGTTCCACGCTTCCACTCGAAGCGCCAATCGAACTGCTCTCGCACGGCATCGTTCCGGGCACCGTTCAGGTTCCGCCTTCCGGTCAACCGATCGTTCAGCTTGCCGAAGCAAACACTTGCGGCGGTTATCCCAAGATCGCGACGGTGATCGAAGCTGATCTCTGGAAACTCGCGCAGGCACCGGTGGGGTGCCGCGTTCGCTTCCAGATTACCGATATCGATATTGCCGTCGCCGCACTGCGTGAGCAAGCACAGGAACTCAGCCGCATCTGGTCTGCACTCGCGCTGACGGGACATCGCGGCTGA
- the accC gene encoding acetyl-CoA carboxylase biotin carboxylase subunit, whose product MFNTVLIANRGEIALRILRACRALDLKTVAVHSEADADLRHVQLADKALCIGPAASAQSYLQKSELLIAARLTDADAIHPGYGFLSENADFAEAVEGAGLTFIGPTSASIRLMGDKVSAKRAMREAGVPCVPGADGPLPTDVETVTRIAAEVGYPLIVKAAGGGGGRGMRVVRASSDLISAVSLTREEAAAAFGNATVYIERFLEHPRHVEIQVLADMHGNAIWLGERDCSMQRRHQKVIEESPAPGIDRDEISRVGQLCAEACLRIGYRGAGTFEFLYENGEFYFIEMNTRVQVEHPVTEMVTGIDIVAEQIRIAMGAPLSVKQSDIEVTGHAIECRITAEHPWKFTPSPGKVETWIAPGGPGIRVESHLYPGYSIPPNYDSLIAKLVAHGKTREQAIARMRVALDETVVAGIDSSIPLHRTLMLEPGFTEGGFDIHHLERLIESNAFQGDAQP is encoded by the coding sequence ATGTTCAATACCGTACTGATTGCCAACCGCGGCGAGATTGCGCTGCGAATTTTGCGTGCGTGCCGTGCTCTCGACCTCAAGACCGTCGCTGTCCATTCCGAGGCCGACGCCGACCTTAGACACGTACAGCTTGCCGACAAGGCACTATGCATCGGCCCCGCCGCATCCGCGCAAAGCTATCTGCAGAAAAGCGAACTGCTGATCGCGGCACGACTGACTGACGCGGACGCTATCCACCCCGGCTATGGGTTCCTTTCGGAAAACGCGGATTTCGCCGAAGCCGTCGAAGGCGCGGGGCTCACGTTCATCGGTCCGACTTCGGCGTCCATTCGCCTCATGGGCGACAAGGTCAGCGCCAAGCGAGCCATGCGTGAGGCAGGCGTACCGTGTGTGCCTGGGGCGGACGGTCCATTGCCTACCGATGTTGAAACCGTTACTCGCATCGCCGCCGAAGTGGGTTACCCGCTCATCGTGAAAGCCGCCGGCGGTGGCGGCGGCCGAGGCATGCGGGTCGTGCGCGCGTCTTCGGACCTCATTTCCGCCGTTTCACTGACACGCGAGGAGGCGGCCGCTGCGTTCGGCAACGCCACAGTCTATATCGAGCGCTTCCTGGAGCATCCGCGGCACGTGGAGATCCAGGTGCTCGCCGACATGCACGGCAACGCCATATGGCTCGGGGAACGTGACTGTTCCATGCAGCGGCGGCACCAGAAAGTGATCGAAGAGTCTCCCGCACCAGGCATCGATCGCGATGAGATCAGCCGCGTCGGTCAGCTGTGCGCTGAAGCCTGCTTGAGAATTGGCTATCGCGGCGCCGGAACGTTCGAGTTTCTCTACGAGAACGGCGAGTTTTACTTCATCGAAATGAATACGCGCGTGCAGGTCGAACACCCGGTAACCGAGATGGTAACCGGCATCGACATCGTGGCTGAGCAGATCCGTATAGCCATGGGTGCACCCCTCTCCGTCAAACAGTCTGACATCGAGGTCACAGGACACGCGATCGAGTGCCGGATTACTGCGGAGCATCCCTGGAAATTCACGCCATCACCAGGAAAAGTCGAGACATGGATCGCACCGGGCGGCCCCGGCATCCGCGTAGAGTCTCATCTATACCCCGGCTACTCGATTCCGCCGAACTATGACTCGCTGATCGCAAAGCTCGTCGCTCACGGGAAAACGCGCGAACAAGCCATTGCACGCATGCGCGTGGCGCTAGACGAAACAGTCGTGGCGGGAATCGACAGTTCAATCCCGTTACATCGGACACTGATGCTCGAGCCTGGATTCACTGAGGGCGGTTTTGACATTCATCATCTCGAACGTCTGATCGAATCAAACGCATTTCAAGGTGACGCTCAACCATGA
- a CDS encoding LamB/YcsF family protein — protein sequence MNTTIKPVEVDLNSDMGEGFGAYRMGDDEAILDIVTSANVACGQHAGDPEIMARTFALARERGVAVGAHPGFPDLWGFGRRIIPFTTGEIERLIAYQIGAAEALARYAGHRISYVKAHGALGNLTQTDEDVAKAIARAIIAVNPELICMTFAGAVMEKVCRETGLQVRSEVFADRAYDEEGHLVPRKVPGSVLHDADEAAARMLRMVREGAIETISGRMLKVPIDTICVHSDTPGAIEMAANVRRTLEDAGIVVKSFS from the coding sequence ATGAACACCACGATTAAACCAGTCGAAGTCGATCTCAATTCCGATATGGGGGAAGGCTTTGGTGCGTACAGGATGGGCGACGACGAGGCGATTCTGGATATCGTCACTTCGGCCAACGTAGCCTGCGGTCAACATGCCGGAGATCCCGAAATCATGGCGAGGACGTTTGCGCTCGCCAGGGAGCGCGGCGTCGCCGTCGGGGCGCATCCGGGCTTCCCCGACCTTTGGGGCTTCGGTCGCCGAATCATCCCATTTACGACCGGCGAGATCGAGCGTCTGATCGCTTATCAGATCGGCGCGGCGGAAGCGCTCGCGCGTTATGCTGGTCACCGCATCAGTTACGTCAAGGCGCACGGCGCACTCGGAAACCTCACCCAAACTGACGAGGACGTCGCGAAGGCCATCGCGCGCGCCATCATCGCGGTGAATCCAGAACTCATCTGCATGACTTTCGCAGGTGCGGTCATGGAAAAGGTCTGCCGGGAGACCGGCCTGCAAGTCCGAAGCGAAGTCTTTGCCGACCGCGCGTACGATGAAGAGGGTCATCTCGTGCCGCGCAAGGTGCCGGGTTCCGTACTGCACGATGCTGACGAGGCCGCAGCGCGCATGCTGAGGATGGTCCGCGAGGGTGCAATCGAGACGATCTCCGGACGCATGCTGAAAGTCCCGATCGACACGATCTGCGTCCACAGCGATACGCCCGGAGCCATCGAAATGGCGGCCAACGTGCGACGTACCCTGGAAGACGCAGGCATTGTGGTCAAGTCGTTCAGCTAA
- a CDS encoding acetyl-CoA carboxylase biotin carboxyl carrier protein, translating to MNQELIDGLIALLERSSLCEIDYSNGSQRVWLVRDRVLADTGHTPRPQNNEPAPPPCPTAPAGHVVRSAMTGTFYRTPGPGQPIFASPGDIVEEGHTLGLVEAMKLLNPVEADRRGRLTEVLVADGAAVAHNTPLFVIEPIES from the coding sequence ATGAATCAGGAACTCATTGATGGACTCATCGCCCTGCTCGAGCGCTCATCGCTTTGCGAAATCGACTATTCGAACGGTAGCCAGCGAGTCTGGCTTGTCCGCGACCGAGTTTTGGCAGATACGGGCCACACGCCGCGCCCCCAGAACAACGAGCCCGCGCCGCCACCGTGTCCGACTGCGCCGGCAGGGCATGTCGTGCGTTCTGCAATGACGGGGACCTTCTACCGGACGCCCGGCCCCGGGCAGCCCATATTCGCCTCGCCGGGCGACATCGTCGAGGAGGGCCACACACTCGGACTAGTGGAAGCGATGAAGCTTCTCAATCCCGTGGAGGCCGACAGGCGTGGACGCCTCACTGAGGTCCTCGTCGCGGACGGCGCCGCTGTCGCGCACAACACGCCTCTGTTCGTCATCGAACCCATAGAAAGCTGA